A section of the Agarivorans litoreus genome encodes:
- a CDS encoding DUF294 nucleotidyltransferase-like domain-containing protein has translation MSTDFNFQHPPFDQLEPKQRELVSSNLDIHYFQSQQKIVTAGAQASSLFIIIKGQVEERADNNDEVFAHYTLEDWFDVRSQFGGYAKHDYIALEETLCYALPSQIFRRLVSENSDFGDYFQRDLATRHQLVESREGNKNLAEFILTTIDERNVQPAVVIEGETSLQQATLIMREQKLESLLVNHDGCFGMLTGTDLLHAAVLVQQSLDTPVCQLANFNLISVNKGDFLFNAMLLMTRNSIERVVVKDQQKIIGILEMAHLLSLFSTHSHVLALRIARASSIEELSEAAHTLNKLVENLCNNGIRTLFIMKLLATMNEQIISRVFELSIPHQHHNHICLMVMGSEGRGEQIVKTDQDNGLVIEDGYDWPERQQQLNQFSEYLLELGYPPCPGNIMVNNPEWVQQQSQWSKTIANWIETGHGDAMMNLAIVLDAHAIAGNKSLLRRLRKDLMAQMANRSVTLAFFAQPALKFHTPLTLFGNIKSKQAGLDIKKGGIFPIVHGVRALALEHAISATNTLERIEQLASLKVIDEDSAANLKEALLLFFKLRIQQLFPAEEGQDYHVLKLDKLNHSQRDLLRHGLHVVKKFKQLLALHFNIRDY, from the coding sequence ATGAGTACCGACTTTAATTTTCAGCACCCGCCCTTTGATCAGCTTGAGCCCAAGCAGCGTGAACTGGTGTCTAGCAATCTAGACATTCACTACTTTCAAAGTCAGCAAAAAATAGTTACAGCGGGCGCACAAGCCTCCAGTTTGTTCATTATTATTAAAGGCCAAGTTGAAGAGCGCGCCGACAATAATGATGAGGTATTTGCCCACTACACGCTAGAAGACTGGTTTGATGTACGCTCGCAATTTGGCGGCTATGCCAAGCATGACTACATCGCCTTAGAAGAAACCTTATGTTACGCCCTGCCTAGCCAAATCTTCCGCCGTTTAGTGAGTGAAAACAGCGATTTTGGCGACTATTTTCAGCGCGACTTAGCCACCCGTCACCAACTGGTAGAGTCTCGCGAAGGCAATAAGAACTTGGCAGAATTCATCCTCACCACCATTGATGAACGCAACGTACAACCCGCAGTGGTCATTGAAGGAGAGACCTCGCTGCAGCAAGCCACCCTAATTATGCGCGAGCAAAAGCTGGAGTCATTACTGGTTAATCACGATGGCTGCTTTGGCATGCTAACAGGTACCGATTTACTCCATGCTGCGGTACTGGTTCAGCAATCCCTCGATACTCCGGTTTGCCAGCTAGCCAACTTCAACTTAATCAGTGTGAATAAAGGCGATTTTTTGTTTAACGCCATGCTGTTAATGACGCGCAACAGCATCGAGCGGGTGGTGGTAAAAGACCAGCAAAAGATCATTGGCATACTGGAGATGGCGCATCTGCTTAGCTTGTTCTCGACCCACTCCCATGTATTGGCTTTACGCATTGCTCGGGCCTCTAGTATTGAAGAACTCAGCGAAGCTGCTCACACCCTCAATAAACTGGTAGAAAACCTCTGTAATAACGGCATTCGCACCTTATTTATTATGAAGTTGCTAGCCACCATGAATGAGCAAATCATTAGCCGGGTGTTTGAACTGAGCATCCCTCACCAACATCACAATCATATATGTTTAATGGTGATGGGCAGTGAAGGCCGCGGCGAGCAAATCGTTAAAACCGACCAAGATAACGGCTTAGTCATCGAAGATGGTTACGATTGGCCAGAGCGACAACAGCAGCTAAATCAGTTTAGCGAATACCTGCTCGAGTTAGGTTATCCGCCTTGCCCCGGCAACATTATGGTTAACAACCCAGAATGGGTGCAGCAACAAAGCCAATGGAGTAAAACCATTGCCAATTGGATAGAAACCGGCCACGGCGATGCCATGATGAACCTCGCCATAGTATTAGATGCCCACGCCATTGCGGGCAATAAAAGCCTACTGCGCAGATTACGCAAAGATCTGATGGCACAAATGGCCAACCGCAGCGTTACCTTGGCATTTTTTGCCCAGCCAGCCTTAAAGTTTCATACCCCACTCACCCTGTTTGGCAATATTAAATCCAAACAAGCAGGCTTAGACATTAAGAAAGGGGGGATTTTTCCTATTGTGCATGGGGTGCGCGCCCTAGCCCTAGAACATGCAATTAGCGCGACCAATACCCTAGAGCGCATAGAACAACTCGCCTCATTAAAAGTGATAGACGAAGACAGTGCTGCTAACCTTAAAGAAGCTCTATTGCTGTTTTTTAAACTGCGCATTCAACAGCTATTCCCGGCTGAAGAGGGCCAAGACTATCACGTGCTTAAGCTAGACAAGCTTAATCACAGTCAGCGAGATTTATTACGCCATGGCTTACACGTAGTGAAAAAGTTTAAGCAGCTATTAGCGCTACACTTCAATATTCGCGATTACTAG
- a CDS encoding 3'-5' exonuclease, which translates to MLQRLLYQRKYKDSEFATLFAPYRGNEYVALDLETTSLDTKLADIVSMGAVIISENRILASQCFDIKIRATDKLAGDSIKVHRLRHSDLAQACSIEEALPKLLQFIGARPIVGYNIGYDQRILNRHCKQRYGFKLVNPLVDVGRMFADKVHVDHVGISPNQDLVHICQSLGIPLSGRHQAIDDAITAAMIYLRLQLGPRPTSAIPQAISA; encoded by the coding sequence ATGTTGCAGCGTTTGCTTTATCAACGAAAATATAAAGACAGCGAGTTCGCCACGTTGTTTGCGCCTTATCGCGGTAATGAATACGTAGCATTAGATCTAGAAACCACCAGCTTAGACACCAAACTGGCCGACATTGTCTCAATGGGTGCGGTCATCATCAGTGAAAATCGTATTTTGGCCAGCCAGTGTTTTGATATAAAAATTCGCGCTACCGATAAACTTGCTGGCGACTCAATCAAAGTACATCGCCTTCGCCACAGTGATTTAGCCCAAGCCTGCAGCATTGAAGAGGCGTTGCCGAAACTGCTGCAGTTTATTGGTGCTCGGCCAATCGTGGGTTACAACATTGGCTACGACCAACGAATTTTAAATCGGCACTGCAAACAACGTTATGGCTTTAAGCTGGTAAACCCGCTAGTTGATGTAGGCCGTATGTTTGCTGACAAAGTTCATGTAGACCACGTAGGCATTAGTCCCAATCAAGATCTTGTACATATTTGCCAAAGCTTAGGCATTCCCCTATCGGGTCGTCACCAAGCCATTGATGATGCCATCACCGCCGCCATGATTTACCTGCGTTTACAACTGGGCCCAAGGCCAACCAGCGCAATTCCTCAAGCTATAAGTGCTTAA
- a CDS encoding family 16 glycosylhydrolase: protein MKKLSLLMLLSSALSYSAIAEPVNQDTLAQTGALNSSKTPLFGAEVYSNDKVLYGKFVVRMKLVSEPGVVSSFFTYDNESWQGNGIPWSEIDFEAIGKTPHQLQTNLITGQANKRKHSEKKHKVPQLEEFVEYAITWTPNEIIWDVDGETIRHDTAENSKQVIAMRDIPQSYRMNIWISEAIGWVGRFKASSLPLHQVIDWIEYHEYQDNGEFALTWRDDFDNFDQKRWGKGDWGFESNLVTFSPNNANIVNGKLVLSLSEEGMKLNYSE from the coding sequence ATGAAAAAGCTTAGCTTGTTAATGCTGCTCTCTAGCGCTCTGTCTTACTCGGCCATTGCTGAGCCCGTAAACCAAGATACCTTGGCCCAAACCGGTGCGCTAAACAGCAGTAAAACGCCGCTATTTGGCGCCGAAGTTTACAGCAACGACAAAGTGCTATACGGCAAATTTGTGGTTCGCATGAAGTTAGTATCCGAGCCCGGTGTAGTTTCGTCGTTTTTCACTTACGATAATGAATCTTGGCAAGGCAATGGCATTCCGTGGAGCGAAATAGACTTTGAAGCCATTGGTAAAACGCCTCATCAGCTACAAACCAACCTCATCACTGGCCAAGCCAATAAGCGCAAACACAGCGAAAAGAAACACAAAGTTCCACAGCTAGAAGAGTTTGTTGAATACGCCATTACCTGGACACCAAACGAGATTATTTGGGATGTAGATGGCGAAACAATCCGTCACGACACCGCCGAAAATTCAAAGCAAGTTATCGCCATGCGCGACATTCCACAAAGCTACCGCATGAACATTTGGATTTCGGAAGCCATTGGCTGGGTAGGTCGCTTTAAAGCCAGTAGCTTGCCACTTCACCAAGTTATAGATTGGATTGAGTATCACGAATACCAAGATAACGGAGAGTTTGCCTTAACTTGGCGTGACGATTTTGACAACTTTGACCAAAAGCGCTGGGGCAAGGGCGATTGGGGCTTTGAATCAAACTTAGTCACCTTCTCACCGAACAATGCCAACATTGTTAACGGTAAGCTAGTACTTAGCCTAAGCGAAGAAGGCATGAAGCTTAACTACAGCGAATAA
- the acs gene encoding acetate--CoA ligase — protein sequence MSEQKLYPVKANIADNCLLNDQQYLDMYQESITQPDQFWGKHGSELLDWIQPFTKVKNTSYDPGHVSIKWFEDGLLNVSANCIDRHLQERGEEVAIIWEGDNPEEDSKLTYNELYQQVCKFSNALKQQGVKKGEVVCLYMPMVPEAAVAMLACTRIGAVHSIVFGGFSPEALAGRIIDSNSKYVITADEGVRGGRGVPLKANVDQALENPDCEFVKSVVVLKRTGGEVNWNANRDVWWHDITENQAADCPPEPMNAEDPLFILYTSGSTGKPKGVLHTTGGYLLYATMTFKYVFDYHPGDIYWCTADVGWITGHSYLVYGPLANGATTILFEGVPNYPTSARMSEVCDKHQVTILYTAPTAIRALMAQGDAAVQGTNRSSLRIMGSVGEPINPEAWEWYYRTIGDERCPIVDTWWQTETGGILITPLPGATALKPGSATRPFFGVQPALVDNEGNELEGAAEGNLIIKDSWPGQMRTVYGDHERFEQTYFSTFPGTYTTGDGARRDEDGYFWITGRVDDVLNVSGHRMGTAEIESALVAHPKISEAAVVGVPHEIKGQGIYAYITLNAGEEASAELHKEVKAWVRKEIGPIATPDILHWAEALPKTRSGKIMRRILRKIATNETDSLGDTSTLADPSVVEKLIEEKSNAA from the coding sequence ATGAGTGAACAAAAGCTGTACCCCGTTAAAGCAAACATTGCAGACAACTGCTTACTAAACGATCAGCAATATCTAGATATGTATCAAGAATCTATCACCCAGCCTGATCAGTTTTGGGGGAAGCACGGTAGCGAGTTACTCGATTGGATCCAGCCTTTTACAAAAGTAAAAAACACCTCATACGACCCTGGTCATGTAAGCATCAAATGGTTTGAAGATGGCCTGCTAAACGTAAGCGCCAACTGTATTGACCGCCATCTACAAGAGCGTGGTGAAGAGGTAGCGATTATTTGGGAAGGCGACAACCCAGAAGAAGACAGCAAACTCACTTACAACGAACTGTACCAACAAGTTTGTAAGTTCTCTAACGCGCTTAAACAGCAAGGCGTTAAAAAAGGTGAAGTAGTGTGTTTGTATATGCCTATGGTGCCAGAAGCGGCTGTGGCCATGTTGGCTTGTACCCGTATTGGCGCGGTGCACTCGATTGTATTTGGCGGCTTCTCTCCAGAAGCACTAGCCGGTCGCATTATTGATTCAAATTCTAAATACGTGATTACTGCCGACGAAGGTGTTCGCGGCGGGCGTGGCGTACCACTTAAAGCCAACGTAGACCAAGCCTTAGAAAACCCAGACTGTGAGTTTGTTAAAAGTGTTGTGGTACTAAAACGTACCGGCGGTGAAGTAAACTGGAATGCCAACCGCGATGTATGGTGGCACGACATTACCGAAAACCAAGCTGCCGATTGTCCACCAGAACCAATGAATGCCGAAGACCCGCTGTTCATCCTGTATACCTCTGGCTCAACTGGCAAACCTAAAGGTGTATTGCATACCACTGGCGGCTATCTCTTATACGCCACCATGACTTTTAAATACGTATTTGACTATCACCCAGGCGATATTTACTGGTGTACCGCCGATGTGGGTTGGATTACTGGCCACAGTTACTTGGTATACGGCCCATTAGCCAATGGCGCAACCACCATTTTGTTTGAAGGTGTGCCCAACTACCCCACTTCTGCGCGCATGAGCGAAGTATGTGACAAACACCAAGTGACCATTTTATACACTGCTCCAACTGCTATTCGCGCCTTAATGGCGCAAGGTGATGCCGCCGTGCAAGGCACCAATCGCAGCAGTCTGCGGATTATGGGCTCGGTAGGTGAACCGATTAACCCGGAAGCGTGGGAATGGTATTACCGCACCATAGGTGACGAGCGTTGCCCAATTGTCGACACTTGGTGGCAAACCGAAACCGGCGGTATTCTAATTACTCCACTACCAGGAGCAACCGCACTTAAACCTGGCTCGGCAACTCGTCCCTTCTTTGGCGTGCAGCCAGCCTTAGTAGATAACGAAGGTAATGAGCTAGAAGGCGCTGCCGAAGGTAATCTTATTATTAAAGACAGCTGGCCAGGACAAATGCGCACTGTTTATGGTGATCATGAGCGTTTTGAGCAAACCTACTTTTCAACCTTTCCTGGAACCTACACCACCGGAGACGGTGCACGCCGCGATGAAGATGGCTACTTCTGGATTACTGGTCGCGTAGATGACGTACTAAATGTAAGTGGCCACCGCATGGGTACAGCCGAAATTGAAAGTGCACTGGTTGCCCACCCTAAAATTTCAGAGGCTGCCGTGGTAGGTGTTCCTCATGAAATTAAAGGCCAAGGCATATATGCTTACATCACCCTTAATGCCGGTGAAGAGGCCAGCGCTGAGCTACATAAAGAAGTGAAAGCCTGGGTACGTAAAGAAATTGGCCCAATTGCCACGCCGGACATTTTACACTGGGCAGAGGCTTTACCTAAAACCCGTTCAGGCAAAATTATGCGCCGAATTTTGCGTAAAATTGCCACCAACGAGACCGACTCTCTAGGTGATACCTCGACCCTAGCGGATCCATCTGTGGTTGAAAAACTGATAGAAGAAAAATCGAATGCAGCTTAA
- a CDS encoding rhodanese-like domain-containing protein, whose product MINVFKSLVLCGFIGLLSQAHASERSDLAWQSVEQQHAILIDVRSEGEFSQGHLNNAHNIPHTVIAQQITAITKDKSQPIVVYCRSGNRSGYALQVLQAMGYQQVVNGGGLKEMLASKSH is encoded by the coding sequence ATGATTAATGTATTTAAAAGCCTAGTGCTTTGCGGTTTTATAGGTCTATTGTCACAAGCTCACGCTTCAGAGCGCTCCGACCTTGCGTGGCAAAGCGTAGAGCAGCAACACGCGATACTCATTGATGTTCGCAGCGAAGGAGAGTTTAGCCAAGGGCACTTGAATAACGCACATAACATTCCGCACACCGTGATTGCCCAGCAGATCACCGCCATCACCAAAGATAAAAGCCAGCCTATCGTGGTTTATTGCCGTTCGGGTAATCGTTCTGGTTACGCCTTACAAGTATTACAAGCTATGGGTTATCAACAAGTGGTAAACGGTGGCGGCTTAAAGGAAATGCTCGCCTCAAAGAGTCATTGA
- a CDS encoding efflux RND transporter permease subunit has translation MFSQFFIKRPIFAAVISLLMFIGGAIAVWQLPITEYPEVVPPTVVVTANYPGANPKVIAETVASPLEQEINGVEDMLYMSSQATSDGRMTLTVTFAIGTDIDQAQTQVQSRVDRATPRLPLEVQRLGIVTEKSSPDLTMVVHLSSPEDRYDLLYLSNYAALNVKDELARIEGVGAVRLFGAGDYSLRIWLDPNKVAALGLNPNQIIASIREQNQQAAAGSLGAQPSGESDFQILINVKGRLSTTEEFENIIIKVGEQGEVSRLRDVARVELGASSYALRSLLDNKDAIAIGVFQASGSNAIQISEDVRARMAELAQSFPEGLNYDTVYDPTVFVRGSIEAVVKTLFEAVLLVVLVVVLFLQTWRASIIPLVAVPVSLVGTFAFMHLMGFSLNALSLFGLVLAIGIVVDDAIVVVENVERNIAEGLSPVAATQRAMKEVTGPIVATTLVLAAVFIPTAFMSGLTGQFYKQFALTITISTFISAINSLTLSPALSALLLKGHDEPKDRLTRMMDSLFGRFIFAPFNRLFNKGANVYGGIIKKTIRLSALVGIIYVGLLGLTAYQFDTTPTGYVPGQDKQYLVAFAQLPDAASLERTEAVVKKMSEIALAQPGVEHAVAFPGLSINGFTNSPNSAILFTPLADFDQRQDPSLSANAIAGALNQQFAGIQEAFIAIFPPPPVQGLGTIGGFRLQIQDRVNLGYEELANVTMQVMQKAWATPALTGIFSSYQVNVPQLDLDLDRTKAMQQGVAIDEVFSTLQAYMGSTYVNDFNKFGRTYQVNIQADESFRQSPEQISQLKVRNADGAMIPLGSFVDVSYVAGPDRVMHYNGYTTAEINGGPAPGYSSGEAQAAIEQILAETLPIGMTFEWTELTYQQKLSGNTAMLIYPLVIILVFMVLAAQYESLRLPMAIILIIPMTLLSAISGVLLWGGDNNIFTQIGLIVLVGLATKNAILIVEFAKELQDQGRTVMEAVLEASRLRLRPILMTSIAFIMGVVPMVFSTGEGAEMRQAMGVAVFSGMIGVTIFGLLLTPLFYYLLAKRNPKTSEQAEPLALDADILAAK, from the coding sequence ATGTTTTCTCAGTTTTTTATTAAACGGCCGATTTTTGCGGCCGTTATATCGCTGCTGATGTTTATTGGCGGTGCTATTGCCGTATGGCAATTACCCATAACCGAATACCCAGAAGTGGTACCACCAACAGTAGTGGTTACCGCCAACTACCCTGGGGCAAATCCTAAAGTGATTGCCGAAACTGTGGCTTCACCGCTTGAGCAAGAAATTAACGGTGTGGAAGACATGTTGTATATGTCTTCTCAGGCCACCTCTGATGGCCGCATGACGCTGACCGTTACTTTTGCCATTGGTACCGACATCGACCAAGCTCAAACGCAGGTGCAAAGCCGAGTTGATCGCGCCACACCGCGTTTGCCGCTCGAAGTGCAGCGCTTAGGTATTGTGACTGAAAAGTCATCACCGGATCTTACTATGGTGGTTCACCTTAGTTCACCAGAAGATCGCTACGACTTATTGTACCTGTCCAACTATGCGGCGCTTAATGTTAAAGACGAGTTAGCCCGTATTGAAGGTGTGGGTGCTGTGCGTTTGTTTGGTGCGGGTGATTACAGCTTAAGAATTTGGTTAGACCCTAACAAAGTGGCAGCTCTAGGTTTAAACCCCAATCAAATTATCGCTTCGATTAGAGAGCAAAACCAGCAAGCCGCTGCCGGTAGTTTGGGCGCACAGCCTAGCGGTGAGTCTGATTTTCAGATTTTGATTAACGTGAAGGGGCGTTTAAGTACCACAGAAGAGTTTGAGAACATCATCATTAAAGTGGGCGAGCAAGGCGAAGTTAGCCGCTTGCGAGATGTTGCTCGGGTTGAGTTGGGTGCCAGCAGTTATGCCTTGCGCTCGTTACTCGATAACAAGGATGCAATTGCTATTGGTGTGTTTCAAGCATCTGGCTCGAACGCTATCCAGATCTCTGAAGATGTACGTGCGCGTATGGCCGAGTTAGCGCAAAGCTTTCCAGAAGGTCTAAACTACGACACGGTTTACGACCCAACCGTGTTTGTGCGTGGCTCTATTGAAGCGGTAGTTAAAACCTTGTTTGAAGCGGTACTGCTAGTGGTATTAGTGGTGGTGCTGTTCCTACAAACTTGGCGCGCTTCTATTATTCCATTAGTGGCAGTACCGGTTTCTTTAGTAGGTACCTTTGCCTTTATGCACCTTATGGGCTTCTCGCTCAATGCCTTGTCGTTATTTGGTTTGGTATTAGCGATTGGTATTGTGGTGGATGATGCCATTGTGGTGGTGGAGAACGTAGAGCGAAATATTGCCGAAGGCTTAAGCCCGGTAGCGGCTACCCAGCGTGCCATGAAAGAGGTGACGGGGCCAATTGTGGCAACTACCTTAGTATTGGCGGCAGTGTTTATTCCTACTGCTTTTATGTCTGGCTTAACCGGACAGTTTTACAAGCAGTTCGCTTTAACCATTACCATTTCTACCTTTATTTCAGCGATTAACTCATTAACCTTGAGTCCTGCTTTGTCTGCCTTGCTGCTAAAAGGTCACGACGAACCTAAAGACCGTTTAACTCGCATGATGGACAGCTTGTTTGGCAGGTTTATATTTGCGCCGTTTAATCGCTTATTTAATAAAGGTGCCAATGTATATGGCGGCATCATTAAAAAGACAATTCGCTTGTCGGCTTTGGTAGGCATTATTTATGTAGGTTTATTAGGGCTTACCGCTTATCAATTTGACACCACTCCTACTGGCTATGTGCCAGGGCAAGACAAACAATACTTAGTGGCGTTTGCTCAGTTGCCCGACGCTGCCTCTTTAGAGCGCACCGAAGCGGTAGTGAAAAAAATGTCTGAGATTGCCCTCGCGCAACCTGGGGTTGAACACGCGGTGGCGTTTCCTGGCTTAAGCATTAACGGCTTCACCAACAGCCCAAACAGCGCGATTTTGTTTACACCTCTGGCCGATTTTGACCAACGCCAAGACCCAAGTCTTTCGGCTAATGCCATCGCTGGGGCGCTTAACCAACAGTTTGCTGGTATTCAAGAAGCCTTTATTGCGATTTTCCCGCCACCGCCGGTGCAGGGGTTAGGCACTATTGGTGGCTTTAGATTGCAGATCCAAGACCGCGTAAACCTTGGTTATGAAGAGTTGGCCAATGTCACCATGCAAGTGATGCAAAAAGCTTGGGCAACACCGGCCCTTACTGGCATTTTCTCTAGTTACCAAGTAAATGTGCCGCAGCTTGATTTGGATTTGGATAGAACCAAAGCGATGCAACAAGGGGTGGCGATAGATGAAGTCTTTTCTACCCTGCAAGCTTACATGGGCTCAACCTATGTCAATGACTTTAATAAGTTTGGCAGAACTTATCAGGTGAATATTCAAGCCGATGAGTCCTTTAGGCAATCGCCAGAACAAATTAGCCAGCTTAAGGTGAGAAATGCCGATGGTGCGATGATTCCGCTAGGCTCCTTTGTTGATGTCTCTTATGTGGCGGGCCCAGATCGAGTGATGCACTACAACGGTTATACCACTGCTGAGATCAATGGTGGGCCAGCGCCGGGTTATAGCTCGGGTGAAGCGCAGGCAGCCATCGAGCAAATTTTGGCGGAAACTTTGCCCATCGGCATGACCTTTGAGTGGACCGAGCTTACCTATCAACAAAAGCTGTCGGGTAATACTGCAATGCTAATTTATCCCTTGGTGATTATTTTAGTATTCATGGTGTTAGCTGCTCAGTACGAGAGCTTGCGTTTGCCAATGGCGATTATTTTAATCATTCCTATGACCTTGTTATCGGCCATTAGTGGGGTATTGCTTTGGGGTGGAGACAACAACATCTTCACTCAAATTGGTTTGATTGTATTGGTAGGCTTGGCTACCAAGAACGCCATTTTAATTGTCGAGTTTGCTAAGGAGTTACAAGACCAAGGTCGCACGGTGATGGAAGCGGTATTAGAGGCATCACGCTTACGTTTACGGCCAATTCTAATGACCTCTATCGCCTTTATTATGGGGGTTGTGCCAATGGTGTTTTCTACTGGTGAGGGGGCAGAGATGCGTCAAGCTATGGGAGTGGCGGTGTTCTCTGGCATGATTGGGGTTACTATTTTTGGTTTGCTACTTACCCCACTATTTTACTATTTGCTGGCAAAACGTAATCCTAAGACCAGTGAGCAAGCCGAGCCGCTGGCGCTAGACGCAGATATATTGGCTGCTAAGTAA
- a CDS encoding efflux RND transporter periplasmic adaptor subunit yields MASVFDLTKLIAVGALSIFLVACGKPEAATNQAPPPPSVDVAEVLLERITETDVYTGRLQAPQTVMVVPRVSGYIEQVLFDEGSLVEKGEVLFKIDSRIFAAEVARLEAELQSAKSSLELAKKGYQRAQALNKQNAISDEILDSRFSAREQGAAAVASITAALSRARLDLDFTEVRAPISGRVSNALITEGNYVNLGASQLTRIVSTQHMHAYFDVDEQSFLKYQELSNVLPLQGAQETVAVVQMALADEQAFKHLGQIDFIDNAVASGTGTIRLRASFDNLSGELLPGMFARLQIAGSSSYQAVLIDDKAVGTDLNNKFVLVLDENNQVQYRPVVLGERINGLRIVSQGLSGSERIVVNGIQRVRPQMQVTPIATAMASEELVSALRESQQLLDQQHQQLNLNAKL; encoded by the coding sequence ATGGCATCAGTTTTTGACCTAACAAAACTCATCGCAGTAGGTGCTTTAAGCATTTTCCTTGTGGCTTGCGGAAAACCGGAAGCGGCGACTAATCAAGCACCTCCACCCCCAAGTGTAGATGTAGCCGAAGTATTGCTTGAACGCATTACCGAAACCGATGTGTATACCGGTCGCCTGCAAGCGCCACAAACCGTGATGGTAGTGCCGCGAGTATCGGGCTACATCGAACAAGTGCTATTTGACGAAGGTAGCTTGGTAGAAAAAGGTGAAGTGCTGTTTAAAATCGACAGCCGCATTTTTGCCGCCGAAGTCGCTCGCCTAGAAGCGGAACTACAAAGTGCTAAAAGCAGTTTAGAATTAGCTAAAAAAGGGTACCAACGAGCGCAGGCCTTAAATAAACAAAATGCTATTTCTGACGAAATTTTAGATAGCCGTTTTTCGGCGCGAGAGCAGGGCGCAGCGGCAGTGGCATCGATTACTGCTGCCTTGTCGCGAGCTCGCTTGGATTTAGACTTTACCGAGGTGCGCGCCCCGATTAGTGGTCGTGTTTCTAACGCGCTTATTACCGAAGGTAACTATGTAAACCTTGGTGCTAGTCAGCTTACTCGTATCGTGTCAACCCAACACATGCACGCCTACTTTGATGTAGATGAGCAAAGCTTTTTGAAATACCAAGAGTTAAGCAACGTATTGCCGCTGCAAGGCGCGCAAGAAACTGTAGCGGTAGTGCAAATGGCTTTGGCTGATGAGCAAGCATTCAAACACTTAGGCCAAATAGACTTTATCGATAATGCTGTGGCGAGTGGCACCGGCACTATTCGCTTGCGCGCTAGCTTTGACAATCTGAGTGGTGAACTACTGCCAGGTATGTTTGCCCGCTTGCAAATTGCTGGAAGTAGCTCTTATCAAGCGGTATTAATTGATGACAAAGCAGTCGGTACCGACCTAAATAACAAGTTTGTATTGGTGCTAGATGAAAATAACCAAGTGCAGTATCGCCCGGTTGTGTTGGGTGAGCGGATCAATGGCTTGCGGATTGTTTCCCAAGGTTTATCGGGTTCAGAGCGTATTGTGGTTAACGGTATTCAACGGGTACGGCCGCAAATGCAGGTAACGCCAATTGCTACCGCGATGGCTAGCGAAGAGCTTGTTTCTGCCTTGCGTGAGTCTCAACAGTTACTCGACCAACAACATCAGCAATTAAACCTTAACGCTAAGTTGTAA
- a CDS encoding TetR/AcrR family transcriptional regulator: MSPKCCSQIGRPRSFDANQALEKALEVFWQKGYEGASLNDLTQAMGINKPSMYAAFGNKEQLFLQAIELYESRPQAYFYPALEQDTIYDVVDYMLKGAVANLSDPSQPQGCVIVQGALSCSESASTIKQALQERRAQGSIALQQRFERAKEEKDLTADADPEALAHYLATVLQGLNVHATNGATEKQLQQVASLTLDTFKRVSSAKIAASLQSMNK, from the coding sequence ATGTCCCCCAAGTGCTGTTCTCAGATTGGTCGTCCACGCAGCTTTGACGCAAACCAAGCGCTGGAAAAAGCCTTAGAAGTGTTTTGGCAAAAAGGCTACGAAGGGGCATCATTAAATGATTTAACCCAAGCCATGGGCATAAATAAACCCAGTATGTATGCGGCTTTTGGCAATAAAGAACAGTTATTTTTGCAGGCCATAGAGCTTTACGAATCTCGTCCTCAAGCCTATTTTTATCCCGCCCTTGAGCAAGATACCATTTACGACGTAGTGGATTACATGTTGAAAGGTGCAGTGGCTAATTTAAGCGATCCCTCGCAACCGCAAGGCTGTGTGATTGTGCAAGGGGCTCTGTCGTGTAGCGAGTCAGCAAGCACCATTAAGCAAGCTTTGCAGGAACGTCGTGCCCAAGGCAGCATTGCCTTGCAACAGCGTTTCGAGCGTGCCAAAGAAGAAAAAGATCTCACCGCCGATGCCGATCCAGAAGCGCTAGCCCACTACTTGGCCACGGTGTTACAAGGTTTAAATGTTCACGCTACCAATGGCGCAACAGAAAAACAATTGCAGCAAGTTGCTTCACTCACTTTAGACACCTTTAAGCGAGTAAGCAGTGCAAAAATAGCCGCCAGCTTGCAAAGCATGAATAAATAA